In Spirosoma pollinicola, the genomic window GATCAAAAAGTCATCAACGCCACAATCAATGATGAGTTTGAGCCCATTCGCTTTCAGTTTATCCGTCATCTGTATGACTGAATAAGCCGCATAATTGGGCGTTGAGCCAGTAGCGCCTATAAGCCCTGTGAGGGTGCCATCAACCTGTTTCTTAAATTCGGGCGGCACAGTCCAGTTCACAGGATTCAGATCGATCGCACCGCTCATGCTGCCCGCTGCACAGTACAAGTCAGGATGGCGCGCGGCCAGATACATGGCCCCATGACCGCCCATGCTCAACCCCGTGATGACCCGGCCCTTACGGTCACGGATCGTACGGTAGGTGTTGTCAATTTTTTCGATAACCTCTTTAGCAATATACGTCTCGAATTGATTATCGGGCTTAAGGGGACTGTCCAGATAGAAGCCCCCCGGTTCACCCTCGGGCATGACCACAATGAGGTTGTATTGGTCAGCCAGCTTTTGAACCAGCCTTTTATCGGGTGTTTCCTTCAGCCAGTCGCTGAATTTGCCACTGCCCCCGTGGAGCAGATACAGAACCGGATAGACCGTCTTGCTTTGGGTTGTGGGTTGATAGGATTCAGGAAGCACCACGGCTGCCCGCAAATTTTTTTTCATGGC contains:
- a CDS encoding alpha/beta hydrolase, with the translated sequence MRLNYLVACLGLQVLPFLAFSAKVDTLDVPSAAMKKNLRAAVVLPESYQPTTQSKTVYPVLYLLHGGSGKFSDWLKETPDKRLVQKLADQYNLIVVMPEGEPGGFYLDSPLKPDNQFETYIAKEVIEKIDNTYRTIRDRKGRVITGLSMGGHGAMYLAARHPDLYCAAGSMSGAIDLNPVNWTVPPEFKKQVDGTLTGLIGATGSTPNYAAYSVIQMTDKLKANGLKLIIDCGVDDFLIEPNRELHRRLVYNKTEHEYSERPGGHTWDYWQTSLPHHLLFFHKVLKANGSVPQ